One Anaerolineales bacterium DNA window includes the following coding sequences:
- the mraZ gene encoding division/cell wall cluster transcriptional repressor MraZ — MFLGQFTHTIDDKGRITIPVRFRDSLSSGAVVTQGYERNLMVYTTESFQRLASSASSLTTTDPEARAVRRVIFGRASDVGLDSTGRILIPPFLREYARLENDAVLVGAGEYFEIWDQQIWEAELTSVVDPDVNAQRFTNFDLSTG; from the coding sequence ATGTTTCTGGGCCAGTTCACCCACACTATCGACGACAAAGGCCGGATTACCATCCCGGTGCGTTTCCGCGATTCGCTCTCGTCTGGCGCCGTAGTCACCCAAGGCTACGAACGAAACCTCATGGTTTATACCACAGAAAGCTTCCAAAGGCTCGCTTCGAGCGCGTCTTCCTTAACCACTACGGATCCCGAAGCGCGCGCCGTACGCCGAGTGATCTTCGGCCGCGCTTCCGACGTCGGCCTCGATTCGACCGGCCGTATCCTCATCCCGCCCTTCCTGCGCGAATATGCGCGCCTGGAAAACGACGCCGTGCTGGTGGGTGCCGGAGAGTATTTCGAGATCTGGGACCAACAGATATGGGAAGCTGAGTTGACCAGCGTGGTCGACCCGGACGTTA